In a single window of the Amycolatopsis sp. cg5 genome:
- the tsaE gene encoding tRNA (adenosine(37)-N6)-threonylcarbamoyltransferase complex ATPase subunit type 1 TsaE, whose protein sequence is MVLAALKFPTPDDTMEFGRVLGRALRAGDLVLLAGPLGAGKTTLTRGIADGLGVSGRVSSPTFVLARVHPAGASGVALVHVDAYRLGGDLTQLDDLDLDTDLERSAIVVEWGEGAAERLSDDYLVVRLARADDDVRTVTLEPHGTWTTRVPLPA, encoded by the coding sequence CTGGTTTTGGCAGCGCTGAAGTTCCCCACCCCGGACGACACGATGGAGTTCGGCCGAGTGCTCGGCCGCGCACTGCGCGCGGGCGACCTCGTACTGCTCGCCGGCCCGCTCGGCGCGGGCAAGACGACACTGACCCGCGGCATCGCCGACGGCCTCGGCGTCTCCGGCCGCGTCAGCTCCCCGACCTTCGTACTCGCCCGCGTCCACCCGGCGGGCGCCTCAGGCGTCGCGCTGGTGCACGTCGACGCCTACCGCCTCGGCGGTGACCTGACGCAGCTGGACGACCTCGACCTCGACACCGACCTCGAACGCTCCGCGATCGTGGTCGAGTGGGGCGAAGGCGCGGCCGAGCGCCTCTCCGACGACTACCTCGTGGTCCGCCTCGCGCGCGCCGACGACGACGTCCGCACGGTCACCCTCGAACCCCACGGCACCTGGACCACCCGAGTCCCCCTCCCCGCCTGA
- a CDS encoding carboxyl transferase domain-containing protein, with protein MLDLLGFTDFQVDMSPEPEDGPIGWPGYGEAVRAAVSRSGSSESVRVGTAQIGGVDAVVIAFEFKFLGGSLGRRTGDRIEFAFQRARELGVPVVSLVATGGSRMQQGMRALTQLQRVAREVALTRAAGIPQISVLLDPTTGGGWATLGAGADIVLAVPGAQVGFGGSRVRPADAPAEAYTAEAKLAWGQVDQIVPPSELPEVLGQWLRLLSSPGAAAEPPAALGSGELPSTGWDAVQAARSASRPRAGAYLDAYFGWRTEIRGDRAGGVDEGVRCGFGWRGRAIAYAAQCGTATTPAGFRTAARLIRLADRLGIPVLTLIDTPGAANDAAAERDGAGPAIASLFEAVAVARVPITSLVIGEGGSGGALAFAAPGSTWITPDAYFSVTSPEAAAAILKLDPAQAPVIASQLRLRPQDLVDLGIARAVVSRRP; from the coding sequence ATGCTTGACCTACTCGGGTTCACCGACTTCCAAGTCGACATGTCGCCAGAGCCGGAGGACGGCCCGATCGGCTGGCCCGGTTACGGCGAAGCGGTCCGCGCGGCCGTCTCACGCAGCGGCTCGTCGGAGTCGGTGCGCGTCGGCACGGCGCAGATCGGCGGGGTCGACGCGGTCGTCATCGCGTTCGAGTTCAAGTTCCTCGGCGGCTCGCTCGGGCGCCGCACCGGCGACCGGATCGAGTTCGCCTTCCAGCGCGCCCGTGAGCTGGGCGTCCCGGTGGTCTCGCTGGTCGCGACCGGCGGCAGCCGGATGCAGCAGGGCATGCGCGCGCTGACCCAGCTCCAGCGCGTCGCCCGCGAGGTCGCGCTGACCCGCGCGGCCGGGATCCCGCAGATCTCGGTCCTGCTCGACCCGACCACCGGCGGCGGCTGGGCGACACTCGGCGCCGGCGCGGACATCGTGCTGGCCGTTCCGGGCGCTCAGGTCGGCTTCGGTGGCTCGCGGGTGCGGCCTGCCGACGCGCCCGCTGAGGCTTACACGGCCGAGGCGAAGCTGGCGTGGGGTCAGGTCGACCAGATCGTGCCGCCGTCGGAGCTGCCCGAGGTGCTGGGGCAGTGGCTGCGGCTGCTGTCATCACCCGGCGCGGCTGCGGAGCCTCCAGCCGCGCTCGGGTCCGGTGAGCTGCCGTCTACCGGCTGGGACGCCGTCCAGGCCGCGCGCTCGGCCTCACGACCGCGGGCCGGAGCGTACTTGGACGCCTACTTTGGCTGGCGTACGGAGATCCGCGGTGACCGTGCAGGCGGCGTCGACGAGGGCGTGCGCTGCGGGTTCGGCTGGCGTGGCCGGGCGATCGCCTACGCGGCCCAGTGCGGGACGGCGACCACTCCGGCGGGCTTCCGCACGGCCGCGCGGCTGATCCGGCTCGCCGACCGCCTCGGCATCCCGGTGCTGACGCTGATCGACACCCCCGGCGCCGCCAACGACGCGGCGGCCGAACGCGACGGCGCGGGCCCCGCGATCGCGTCGCTGTTCGAGGCGGTCGCTGTTGCTCGCGTGCCGATCACTTCGCTGGTCATCGGGGAAGGCGGCTCGGGCGGGGCACTGGCGTTCGCCGCGCCGGGTTCGACGTGGATCACGCCGGACGCCTACTTCTCGGTGACCTCACCGGAGGCGGCCGCGGCGATCCTCAAGCTGGACCCGGCGCAGGCTCCTGTGATCGCGTCGCAGCTGCGCTTGCGTCCCCAGGACCTGGTCGACCTGGGCATCGCGCGGGCCGTGGTCTCGCGCCGCCCCTGA
- a CDS encoding acyl-CoA synthetase produces MFPALTNPSGKEAIRFGDQALTYERLAGVAGAIAAGLPRDRVAVWATPTLHTSVAVVAALLAGVPAVPLNPKIGERELGHILADSEPSIVLAEPGATLPDGLASLPRVDIDLTGDQRELPAEADDEAPALIVYTSGTTGPPKGVVLPRRAITSTLDALEDAWQWTADDVLVHALPLFHVHGLILGILGPLRRGGSVRHLGRFSTEGIARELAGGATMMFGVPTMYHRIAGEVAANTALADALRGARLLVSGSAALPVHDHELITEATGQQVVERYGMTETLMNTSVRADGERKPGTVGVPLPGVELRLVGDAELGEIQVRGPNLFTEYLNRPDATAAAFDDGWFRTGDMATRDADGYVKIVGRQATDLIKSGGYKIGAGEIENALLDHPGVAEVAVTGEPDPDLGERIVAWVVPSGAEPSLEELAAHVARLLSPHKRPRVVRYLTELPRNDMGKVMKRALDA; encoded by the coding sequence TTGTTCCCCGCGTTGACGAACCCGTCCGGCAAGGAAGCGATCCGCTTCGGAGACCAAGCGCTGACCTACGAACGGCTCGCCGGGGTGGCCGGCGCGATCGCGGCGGGGCTGCCTCGCGACCGGGTGGCCGTCTGGGCGACGCCGACCCTGCACACCAGCGTGGCCGTGGTCGCCGCGCTGCTGGCCGGGGTGCCCGCGGTGCCGTTGAACCCGAAGATCGGCGAGCGCGAACTCGGGCACATCCTGGCCGACAGCGAGCCGTCGATCGTGCTGGCCGAGCCGGGCGCGACGCTGCCCGACGGGCTCGCGTCGTTGCCGCGCGTGGACATCGATCTGACCGGTGACCAGCGCGAACTTCCCGCGGAAGCCGACGACGAAGCGCCCGCGTTGATCGTCTACACCTCGGGCACGACCGGCCCGCCGAAGGGCGTCGTGCTCCCCCGCCGGGCCATCACGTCGACGCTCGACGCGCTCGAGGACGCGTGGCAGTGGACCGCCGACGACGTGCTGGTGCACGCGCTGCCGCTGTTCCACGTGCACGGCCTGATCCTGGGGATTCTCGGGCCGCTGCGGCGCGGCGGTTCCGTGCGGCATCTCGGGCGGTTCTCGACCGAAGGCATCGCGCGCGAGCTGGCCGGTGGCGCGACGATGATGTTCGGCGTGCCGACGATGTACCACCGGATCGCGGGCGAGGTCGCCGCGAACACCGCGCTGGCCGACGCGTTGCGTGGGGCACGGCTGCTGGTTTCGGGGTCCGCGGCGCTGCCCGTGCACGACCACGAGCTGATCACCGAGGCGACCGGGCAGCAGGTGGTCGAGCGGTACGGGATGACCGAGACGCTGATGAACACCAGCGTCCGAGCCGACGGCGAGCGCAAGCCGGGCACGGTCGGCGTGCCGCTGCCCGGTGTCGAACTCCGTCTTGTGGGTGACGCCGAGCTGGGCGAGATCCAGGTGCGCGGGCCGAACCTGTTCACCGAGTACCTCAACCGGCCGGACGCGACGGCCGCGGCGTTCGACGACGGCTGGTTCCGCACCGGCGACATGGCCACGCGCGACGCCGACGGGTACGTGAAGATCGTCGGCCGTCAGGCGACCGACCTGATCAAGAGCGGCGGCTACAAGATCGGCGCGGGCGAGATCGAGAACGCGCTGCTCGACCATCCCGGTGTCGCGGAGGTCGCGGTGACCGGCGAGCCGGATCCCGACCTCGGCGAGCGGATCGTGGCGTGGGTGGTGCCGTCGGGCGCGGAGCCTTCGCTGGAGGAGCTCGCGGCGCACGTCGCGCGGCTGTTGTCACCGCACAAACGGCCCCGGGTGGTCCGCTATCTGACCGAACTGCCCCGCAACGACATGGGCAAGGTCATGAAGCGGGCGCTCGATGCTTGA
- the tsaB gene encoding tRNA (adenosine(37)-N6)-threonylcarbamoyltransferase complex dimerization subunit type 1 TsaB produces MLVLALDTSTPAITAGVVRLDDTRLEVLAEQVTLNARAHGELLTPHLLEAVNAADITLAQLDAIVVGVGPGPFTGLRAGMATGAALGHALGIPVHPVCGLDAIAIQAAHGAPLLVATDARRREVYWAAYDAEARRVDGPHVDKPADLKPEATTAAGEGAELYADVLGLEVVEPRHPSPAGLVAAARESFGKEPEPLTPLYLRRPDAVEPTARKRVTA; encoded by the coding sequence GTGCTGGTACTGGCCCTGGACACCTCGACACCCGCGATCACGGCAGGTGTCGTGCGACTCGACGACACCCGACTCGAGGTGCTCGCCGAGCAGGTGACGCTGAACGCCCGCGCCCATGGCGAGCTTCTCACCCCTCACCTGCTCGAGGCGGTCAACGCCGCCGACATCACACTCGCCCAGCTCGACGCGATCGTCGTCGGCGTCGGGCCCGGCCCGTTCACCGGCCTGCGTGCCGGGATGGCGACGGGCGCCGCGCTGGGGCACGCGCTCGGCATCCCCGTGCACCCCGTCTGCGGCCTCGACGCCATCGCGATCCAGGCGGCGCACGGTGCTCCGCTGCTGGTCGCGACCGACGCGCGCCGCCGCGAGGTCTACTGGGCCGCGTACGACGCCGAAGCCCGCCGCGTCGATGGCCCGCACGTCGACAAGCCCGCGGACCTCAAGCCGGAGGCCACGACCGCCGCCGGTGAGGGCGCCGAGCTGTACGCGGACGTGCTCGGCCTCGAAGTCGTCGAGCCGCGCCACCCGTCGCCCGCCGGGCTGGTCGCCGCCGCTCGCGAGAGCTTCGGCAAGGAGCCCGAGCCGCTGACCCCGCTGTACCTGCGCCGTCCCGACGCCGTCGAGCCGACCGCGCGCAAGCGGGTGACCGCGTGA
- the rimI gene encoding ribosomal protein S18-alanine N-acetyltransferase, which yields MRLEALRRKDIPRCVEIEAGLFAGDDPWSARAFHAELDAGGYYLVARDEDDELIGYAGLAVVGRKLGEFEASVHTIGVDPEHQGKGAGKALLGALLARADELFAPVFLEVRTDNQQAIGLYEANGFARIGLRKRYYQPSGADAYTMMRPARTEEVAG from the coding sequence GTGAGGCTGGAAGCCTTACGACGCAAGGACATCCCTCGTTGCGTCGAGATCGAAGCCGGGCTGTTCGCCGGTGACGACCCGTGGAGCGCACGCGCGTTCCACGCGGAGCTCGACGCGGGCGGGTACTACCTCGTCGCGCGCGACGAGGACGACGAGCTGATCGGATACGCCGGGCTCGCCGTCGTCGGACGCAAGCTCGGCGAGTTCGAAGCGAGCGTGCACACCATCGGCGTCGACCCGGAACACCAGGGCAAAGGCGCCGGAAAAGCGTTGCTCGGCGCGCTGCTCGCGCGCGCGGACGAGCTGTTCGCGCCCGTGTTCCTGGAAGTGCGCACTGACAACCAGCAGGCGATCGGACTGTACGAGGCCAACGGTTTCGCCAGGATCGGCCTGCGCAAACGGTATTACCAGCCGTCCGGCGCGGACGCGTACACGATGATGCGTCCCGCGCGGACCGAGGAGGTGGCAGGCTGA
- the tsaD gene encoding tRNA (adenosine(37)-N6)-threonylcarbamoyltransferase complex transferase subunit TsaD yields the protein MPKIIMGIESSCDETGVGLVRLHDDGAVELLADEVASSVDQHARFGGVVPEIASRAHMEAMVPTTNRAFEKAGLKLSDVDAIAVTAGPGLSGALLVGVSAAKAYAAALGVPLYGVNHLAGHIAVDTLQHGPLPSPCLGLLVSGGHTQLLRIDDIASSITELGSTVDDAAGEAYDKVARVLGLPYPGGPPIDKAAKEGDPKAIAFPRGMTGPRDAKFDFSFSGLKTAVARWIEAAERRGDDIPVNDVAASFQEAVADVLTAKAVKAAKELGIDTMVISGGVAANSRLSSLAAERCEAAGITLRVPRPRLCTDNGAMIAALGAHVVAAGRPPSSLDLSANPALPVSVVSF from the coding sequence ATGCCCAAGATCATCATGGGGATCGAGAGCTCCTGCGATGAGACAGGGGTCGGTCTCGTCCGGCTGCACGACGACGGCGCGGTCGAGCTGCTCGCCGACGAGGTCGCGTCCAGTGTGGACCAGCACGCGCGGTTTGGCGGCGTGGTACCGGAAATCGCCAGCCGCGCGCACATGGAGGCGATGGTCCCGACCACGAATCGCGCCTTCGAGAAGGCCGGGCTCAAACTGTCCGATGTGGACGCCATCGCGGTGACCGCCGGGCCTGGCCTGTCCGGCGCGCTGCTCGTCGGTGTCTCGGCCGCCAAGGCCTACGCGGCCGCGCTGGGCGTGCCGCTCTACGGTGTCAACCACCTCGCCGGGCACATCGCGGTCGACACGCTGCAGCACGGCCCGTTGCCGTCGCCGTGCCTCGGGCTGCTCGTTTCCGGTGGCCACACGCAACTTCTGCGCATCGACGACATCGCCTCGTCCATCACCGAGCTCGGGTCCACTGTGGACGACGCGGCCGGTGAGGCCTACGACAAGGTCGCCCGCGTGCTCGGCCTGCCGTACCCCGGCGGCCCGCCGATCGACAAGGCGGCCAAGGAGGGCGACCCGAAGGCGATCGCGTTCCCGCGCGGGATGACCGGTCCGCGTGACGCGAAGTTCGACTTTTCCTTCTCCGGCTTGAAAACCGCGGTCGCGCGCTGGATCGAGGCCGCCGAGCGTCGTGGCGACGACATTCCGGTCAACGACGTCGCCGCGTCGTTCCAGGAGGCCGTCGCGGACGTGCTCACCGCCAAGGCGGTCAAGGCCGCGAAGGAACTCGGCATCGACACGATGGTGATTTCCGGTGGCGTGGCAGCGAATTCGCGACTTTCCAGCCTGGCGGCCGAGCGTTGTGAAGCCGCCGGCATCACGCTGCGCGTGCCGAGGCCGAGGCTGTGCACGGACAACGGCGCGATGATCGCCGCGCTGGGCGCGCACGTCGTCGCTGCCGGACGGCCACCGTCCTCTTTGGACCTGTCAGCCAACCCGGCGTTGCCGGTCAGCGTGGTGTCGTTCTGA
- the wecB gene encoding non-hydrolyzing UDP-N-acetylglucosamine 2-epimerase, with protein MDVLLLIGTRPEAIKLAPVARALGDHPVLRSLLVHSGQHEGMVEQALVPFGVSIDAWLDLPPRASGGQAELVSGLLPAIDRTLERYRPAAVVVQGDTTTALAGALAAFWRGIPVVHLEAGLRTNDLESPFPEEGNRQMVSRIAALHLAPTRQAAEALRAEGVPSPRIVVTGNTVVDAVRAIAARDLPAANSALALLEMEVAEAGERLVLVTSHRRESWGAPLERTLAAVRRIVREHEDVQVLFPVHPNPSVRAQVEAGLAGVERVTVTGPLGYPDLVRALRLAALVLTDSGGIQEEAPTFGTPVLVLRESTERHEAVDAGHAWLVGTDTELIVSTARRLLAGTLVPAPSSNPYGAGDAAAKAVLAMEALLGTFSERHHADRQRRVG; from the coding sequence GTGGACGTACTGCTGCTGATCGGGACACGTCCCGAAGCGATCAAGCTGGCTCCGGTGGCGCGGGCGCTCGGCGATCATCCGGTGCTGCGCTCCCTGCTGGTCCACAGTGGCCAGCACGAGGGCATGGTCGAGCAGGCGCTGGTGCCGTTCGGCGTGTCCATCGACGCCTGGCTGGATCTTCCGCCGCGCGCGTCCGGCGGCCAGGCCGAGCTGGTGTCTGGCCTGCTTCCGGCCATCGATCGGACTTTGGAGCGCTACCGTCCGGCGGCGGTCGTCGTGCAGGGCGACACCACGACGGCGCTCGCTGGCGCGCTCGCCGCGTTCTGGCGCGGCATCCCGGTGGTGCACCTGGAAGCCGGATTGCGCACGAATGACCTGGAATCACCGTTTCCCGAAGAGGGAAACCGGCAGATGGTGTCGCGGATCGCCGCGCTGCACCTGGCGCCGACCCGGCAGGCCGCCGAGGCGCTGCGTGCCGAGGGTGTGCCGTCGCCGCGGATCGTGGTCACCGGGAACACCGTGGTCGACGCGGTCCGTGCCATCGCGGCGCGTGATCTGCCCGCCGCCAACAGCGCGCTCGCGCTGCTGGAGATGGAGGTAGCCGAGGCCGGGGAACGGCTGGTGCTGGTCACCTCGCATCGGCGTGAGTCTTGGGGCGCGCCGCTGGAGCGCACGCTCGCGGCCGTCCGCCGGATCGTGCGCGAGCACGAAGACGTGCAGGTGCTGTTCCCGGTGCATCCGAATCCGTCGGTGCGCGCGCAGGTCGAGGCCGGGCTCGCCGGGGTGGAGCGGGTGACGGTCACCGGCCCGCTCGGCTATCCCGATCTCGTCCGCGCGCTGCGGCTGGCGGCGCTGGTACTGACCGATTCCGGTGGTATCCAAGAAGAAGCGCCGACGTTCGGCACGCCGGTGCTCGTGTTGCGCGAGAGCACCGAGCGCCACGAGGCGGTCGACGCCGGGCACGCGTGGCTGGTCGGCACCGACACCGAACTGATCGTGTCGACGGCCAGGCGTCTGCTCGCGGGCACGCTCGTGCCCGCGCCCAGCTCGAACCCTTATGGCGCGGGCGATGCCGCCGCTAAAGCCGTGCTGGCGATGGAAGCCCTGCTGGGCACCTTCTCAGAACGACACCACGCTGACCGGCAACGCCGGGTTGGCTGA
- a CDS encoding LPXTG cell wall anchor domain-containing protein has translation MYKVPGAGVGTAGGGVGALAATGADVGWWIAVGVLLLVLGAVAVFASYRRTQRMARHRAS, from the coding sequence ATGTACAAAGTGCCAGGTGCCGGTGTCGGCACCGCGGGTGGCGGGGTCGGCGCGCTCGCCGCCACCGGCGCCGATGTCGGCTGGTGGATCGCCGTCGGCGTGCTGCTGCTGGTGCTCGGCGCGGTGGCCGTCTTCGCGTCCTACCGGCGCACTCAGCGCATGGCCCGGCATCGGGCGAGCTGA
- a CDS encoding choice-of-anchor P family protein codes for MKKTHLLRRAGLLGAVVAGVVLAGAVPASAAAGDGSAYGVKADVKLLGADAVQAGPFSAASTAGPEKMSLAKVDLPGILVAGAINTEAKRDAESGAVSSKASTADVRLPLLEGALGKIGVKLIEAKCSATQKGVEGSSTFAKADLGNLGEIPVTPAANTTLKVGLGDINVATVILNEQIKNKDGSLTVNALHVKLLGAALQPLGSGDVIVSSATCGPAGLPMPLASGAGMWIAFGVLGAIAVPIGTRITRNRRRATA; via the coding sequence TTGAAGAAGACGCACCTCTTGCGCCGGGCCGGGTTGCTCGGCGCCGTGGTCGCGGGCGTCGTACTCGCCGGTGCCGTGCCCGCTTCGGCGGCCGCCGGCGACGGTTCCGCGTACGGCGTCAAAGCAGACGTGAAACTGCTCGGCGCCGACGCCGTGCAGGCAGGACCGTTCTCGGCCGCCAGCACGGCGGGCCCCGAGAAGATGAGCCTGGCCAAAGTGGACCTGCCGGGCATCCTGGTCGCGGGCGCGATCAATACCGAAGCCAAGCGGGACGCCGAATCCGGCGCCGTGTCGTCGAAGGCCAGCACGGCGGACGTCCGGTTGCCGCTGCTCGAAGGCGCGCTCGGCAAGATCGGCGTCAAGCTGATCGAAGCCAAGTGCAGCGCGACCCAGAAGGGCGTCGAGGGCTCCAGCACCTTCGCCAAGGCCGATCTCGGCAACCTCGGTGAGATCCCGGTGACCCCGGCCGCCAACACCACGCTCAAGGTCGGCTTGGGTGACATCAACGTCGCCACGGTCATCCTCAACGAGCAGATCAAGAACAAGGACGGCAGCCTGACCGTCAACGCGCTGCACGTGAAGCTGCTCGGCGCCGCGCTGCAGCCGCTCGGTTCGGGCGACGTGATCGTCTCGTCCGCGACCTGCGGCCCGGCCGGCCTGCCGATGCCGCTGGCGTCGGGCGCGGGCATGTGGATCGCGTTCGGTGTGCTCGGCGCGATCGCGGTGCCGATCGGCACCAGGATCACCCGGAACCGCCGTCGCGCGACCGCGTAA
- the xrtP gene encoding exosortase P — translation MGRFPVRLSVFALVAAGVGLVLIERAYRVFEVRLSGLILSVITSSGTEVVGDRETVYFGLSGDTPLGLRMTPECSSVFMLLPLLLVTAVMVWFRPQNSRTLFSSLAIAAVAVVIVNQLRVLAIVGLVNWLGVDTGYYWGHTLLGSLVSVIGGAATLVLFVWLSTRRRA, via the coding sequence GTGGGCCGTTTTCCGGTGCGCCTGAGCGTGTTCGCGCTGGTCGCGGCTGGTGTGGGACTGGTGCTGATCGAGCGCGCCTACCGGGTTTTCGAAGTCCGTCTGTCAGGTTTGATACTCAGCGTCATCACCTCATCGGGTACCGAGGTCGTGGGTGACCGCGAAACGGTCTACTTTGGGTTATCGGGCGATACTCCACTCGGGTTGAGAATGACGCCGGAGTGCTCGTCGGTCTTTATGCTTTTGCCCCTATTGCTGGTGACCGCGGTGATGGTGTGGTTCCGGCCACAAAACTCTAGAACGCTGTTCAGTTCACTCGCCATTGCCGCGGTCGCCGTGGTGATCGTCAATCAACTCCGCGTACTCGCGATCGTCGGATTGGTGAACTGGCTCGGCGTCGACACCGGCTACTACTGGGGCCACACCCTGCTCGGCTCACTGGTCAGCGTCATCGGCGGCGCGGCCACGCTGGTGCTGTTCGTCTGGCTGTCGACCCGGCGGCGCGCATGA
- a CDS encoding glycosyltransferase, with protein sequence MSLKVLLAITQAFALTMSVAFIVYVVVIIVPYLRRKPAPVGDPAAFTWHFFVPCRDEQTVIRDTITYLRSTFPAAHIWVIDDDSEDRTARVVRALWRRRGAPDKFLHLVPRKRPEARTGKGDALNAAYQELNAWLGDGRRDNAVVIVVDADGRPAANCLEVCAADHLFGDDTIGAVQLDVWMSNVDTPPARRFWLSRAFGLKLAQLQDLEFRTAIAAIQTSRGFTGTISMGGNGQFTRLTALDSIAGEYEQPWRGSLLEDFELGVHLLTEGWRTGYTPDSHVAQEGLYSLRRFLVQRTRWGQGTMQCARYLRRIWDSPHVSTLGAAEMMYYLAQPWMQLLGSLLYPIPFVVLLISTAGDPAQVWTWFADGAWILFAIYGSFGLLPFLVWGPIYQMKCLRSKNFLRGIGMGFAYAAYIYTFYITSWRALFRLLRGRNGWAKTRRNTEQAQGVKVALDA encoded by the coding sequence ATGAGCCTGAAGGTTCTGCTGGCGATCACCCAGGCGTTCGCGCTGACGATGAGCGTCGCGTTCATCGTCTACGTGGTCGTCATCATCGTCCCGTACCTACGCCGCAAACCCGCGCCCGTCGGCGACCCCGCCGCGTTCACCTGGCACTTCTTCGTGCCATGCCGTGACGAGCAGACGGTCATCCGCGATACGATCACCTACCTGCGCTCGACGTTCCCCGCCGCGCACATCTGGGTCATCGACGACGACTCCGAGGACCGCACCGCCCGCGTCGTGCGCGCGCTGTGGCGACGGCGCGGCGCGCCCGACAAGTTCCTCCACCTGGTGCCTCGCAAGCGCCCAGAAGCGCGTACAGGCAAGGGAGACGCGCTCAACGCGGCCTACCAAGAACTCAACGCCTGGCTCGGCGACGGACGGCGCGACAACGCGGTGGTGATCGTCGTGGACGCCGACGGCAGGCCAGCCGCGAACTGTCTCGAAGTCTGCGCGGCCGACCATCTCTTCGGCGACGACACGATCGGCGCGGTCCAGCTCGACGTGTGGATGAGCAATGTGGACACCCCGCCTGCCCGCCGTTTCTGGCTGTCACGGGCATTCGGGCTGAAACTGGCCCAGCTGCAGGACTTGGAGTTCCGCACGGCCATCGCGGCCATCCAGACCTCACGCGGGTTCACCGGCACGATCTCCATGGGCGGCAACGGCCAGTTCACCCGGCTCACCGCGCTCGACTCGATCGCGGGGGAGTACGAGCAGCCGTGGCGCGGCTCGCTGCTGGAGGATTTCGAGCTCGGCGTCCACCTGCTCACCGAGGGTTGGCGCACCGGTTACACACCGGATTCCCATGTGGCGCAAGAAGGTCTGTACAGCCTGCGCCGCTTCCTGGTGCAGCGCACGCGCTGGGGCCAGGGCACCATGCAGTGCGCGCGGTACCTGCGCCGGATCTGGGATTCACCGCACGTGAGTACCCTCGGCGCGGCGGAGATGATGTACTACCTCGCGCAGCCGTGGATGCAGCTGCTCGGCTCGCTGCTGTACCCGATCCCGTTCGTGGTGCTGCTGATCAGCACGGCCGGTGATCCGGCGCAGGTGTGGACCTGGTTCGCCGACGGCGCCTGGATCCTGTTCGCGATCTACGGCTCGTTCGGCCTGCTGCCGTTCCTCGTCTGGGGCCCGATCTACCAGATGAAATGCTTGCGCAGCAAGAACTTCCTGCGCGGCATCGGCATGGGCTTCGCCTACGCGGCGTACATCTACACCTTCTACATCACATCATGGCGCGCGCTCTTCAGGCTCCTGCGCGGCCGCAACGGCTGGGCCAAGACCCGCCGCAACACCGAGCAGGCCCAAGGCGTCAAGGTCGCACTCGACGCCTGA